In Ureibacillus thermophilus, the genomic stretch CGATTGATTTTTTGCCGAGGATGCCATTGAGTCGTCTCAAAAGTTTCTTTTTGAGTCTTTTCAACATGGCGCATCACTCCTTATTAAAAGTATAAGGTAGAATGATATATATGTAAAGTATTTTTCATTTACATATAAATATGCGTTGGAAGGGTTAATGATCATGAAGAAAGTGCTGTTTTTTGACGTGGATGGAACGCTTTACAATAGCAAGAAACAATTGCCTCCGTCTGCAAAGGATGCGATCTTTCAAGCGAAGCGAAACGGTTATGAAATTGCGATTGCTACAGGCCGTGCCCCTTTTATGATTGAACCGATTTTAAAAGAGTTGGAGATTGATACATTTGTTACTTTTAATGGCCAATACGTTGTTTATAAAAATGAAGTCATTTTTATGGACAGTGTCCCAAAAGAGGAGTTGGCGGAAATTATTGAATTTGGTTCTAAGCGCAATCATCCGGTTGTCTTTATAGATGACAAGAAAATGATTGCAACAGCAGAGGGAAACGAAAAGATTGAACAAAGTTTAAAGTCGCTCCGCTATCCGTATCCGAAAATCAATCCCCATTTTTATAAAGAAAATACTGTTTATCAAACGCTGATTTTTATGGAAGAAGACGAGGAGCCTGTGTATCATCAAACATTTTCAAATGTAAAATTTGTCCGATGGCATCCGTATTCTTGCGATATTCTTCCAAAAGATGGTTCAAAGGCAAGAGGCATTCAAAAAGTGCTGGAAAAAATGAATGTGCCGATTGAAAATGCCGTTGCCTTTGGCGATGGTTTAAACGATATCGAAATGCTTAAAGCAGTCGGCATTGGCGTGGCCATGGGCAATGCAAAAGAGCAAGTAAAAGCTGTTGCCGATGTGGTTGGAGATCATGTAGATGATGATGGGCTTGCAAAAGTGATGAAAAAATTAGAGATTATCTAATATATGTATATGCGGGATACCTGTTTTAGTCTCGGCAATTCTAGTTAAAAAAACCCCAATAGCACCTTTTAACGGGCTATTGGGGGCTTTTTTATGCTTCGCTTTCCGCTTCCAATGGAAAGGCGTCTGGGATTGGGGCAAAAGGATCTTCTTTATTAATATGGTCGTAAAACATCACGCCGTTTAAATGGTCGAGTTCATGTTGGAAACAAATAGCTGGAAGGCCTTGTAGACGCATTTTTTTCTCTTCGCCATCCAAGGTGTAAAATTTCACGGTAATGCGTGCATAACGAGGCACATAACCAGGCACACTGCGGTCTACTGATAAGCAGCCTTCTCCTTGAGGCAAGTATGTTTTTTCTGCAGAATGGCTGACGATTTTTGGATTCACTGCAATAAAACTTAATGCTTCTCCGTTTTCTTGTTCTATATGAATGGCAAAGATTCTTTTTAAGAAATTGATTTGGTTTCCAGCAAGTCCAATTCCAGAGCGAAGTCCATATTTTTCTGCAATTTCAGGGTCTTGGCTATTTTTTAAAAACTGCAACATATCTTTTGCCAGTTTTCGTTCTTCATCAGTTAATGGGAATTTCACTTCTTCTGCTTTCGTTCTTAAAGCAGGGTGCCCTTCTCGGACAATGTCTTTCATTAAAATCATTTCTTACTCCCTCTCAATATCACTATCAAATTTTTCAATATAAAAATATCATAAGTTTTTTTCTTTTTCTAATAAATGGACC encodes the following:
- a CDS encoding Cof-type HAD-IIB family hydrolase translates to MKKVLFFDVDGTLYNSKKQLPPSAKDAIFQAKRNGYEIAIATGRAPFMIEPILKELEIDTFVTFNGQYVVYKNEVIFMDSVPKEELAEIIEFGSKRNHPVVFIDDKKMIATAEGNEKIEQSLKSLRYPYPKINPHFYKENTVYQTLIFMEEDEEPVYHQTFSNVKFVRWHPYSCDILPKDGSKARGIQKVLEKMNVPIENAVAFGDGLNDIEMLKAVGIGVAMGNAKEQVKAVADVVGDHVDDDGLAKVMKKLEII
- the def gene encoding peptide deformylase yields the protein MILMKDIVREGHPALRTKAEEVKFPLTDEERKLAKDMLQFLKNSQDPEIAEKYGLRSGIGLAGNQINFLKRIFAIHIEQENGEALSFIAVNPKIVSHSAEKTYLPQGEGCLSVDRSVPGYVPRYARITVKFYTLDGEEKKMRLQGLPAICFQHELDHLNGVMFYDHINKEDPFAPIPDAFPLEAESEA